From Permianibacter aggregans, a single genomic window includes:
- the gcvP gene encoding aminomethyl-transferring glycine dehydrogenase: MSQPSLTQLEKHDGFVARHIGPSDQEISAMLQSLGVSTLEELTTQIVPESIRLREDLALKPAMSEHETLQYLKKLAGKNKIYKSFIGTGYYDTITPPVILRNVLENPGWYTAYTPYQPEIAQGRLETLLNYQQMVVDLTGLAIANASLLDEATAAAEAMALARRGSKSKSNLFFIDEDTHPQTIDVTRTRADAYGFETVVGPVTDALKHDYFGVLLSYPSSSGQVNDLSGLIAALQERKTLVTLATDLLALCVLKSPGELGADIAIGSAQRFGVPFGFGGPHAAFLAAKDEFKRSMPGRIIGVSVDKRGNKALRMAMQTREQHIRREKANSNICTAQVLLSNMAALYAMYHGPQGLKDIATRVHRLMAIFVAGMRAKGAQVDTKAFFDTVTIDVGAVREQVYMRALSNKMNLRLIGDSKLCIAFDEKTTRDDVKVLWEVFLQDEAEGLSIEQLDALYAAEDLQDVPDQLQRTSEYLSHPVFNKYHSETDMLRYLKMLENKDFSLTHGMIPLGSCTMKLNATTEMMPVTWPEFGNIHPFAPLVQAQGYLDMIHELEHQLKAITGFDAISIQPNSGAQGEYAGLLTIRKYHESRGEGHRTICLIPQSAHGTNPASAQMANYRVVVTACDKEGNIDFADLEAKVKEHADNLACLMMTYPSTHGVYEEGAKKICDLIHAHGGQVYMDGANLNAQVGLTMPARIGADVSHMNLHKTFCIPHGGGGPGMGPIGVRAHLAPFLPNHAVVHLEGPNPGNGAVSAAPWGSASILPISWSYIAMMGGEGLRRATQVAILNANYMMKRLSEHYPVLYTGRNDRVAHECIIDIRPIKEASGISEEDIAKRLMDYGFHAPTMSFPVAGTLMIEPTESESKEELDRFCDAMIAIKKEIDNVQSGKWPLDNNPLVNAPHTLADITEMDWNRPYSREEAVFPMPGQKANKFWPAVNRIDNVYGDRNLFCVCPPMEDYAA, encoded by the coding sequence ATGAGCCAGCCCAGTTTGACCCAGTTGGAAAAGCACGACGGTTTTGTCGCCCGTCATATCGGCCCGAGTGATCAAGAAATCTCCGCGATGTTGCAATCGCTCGGCGTTTCGACGCTGGAAGAGTTGACCACGCAAATCGTGCCGGAATCGATTCGCCTGCGTGAAGACTTGGCGCTGAAACCGGCGATGAGCGAACACGAAACGCTGCAATACCTGAAAAAACTGGCCGGCAAAAACAAAATCTACAAGAGCTTTATCGGTACCGGTTACTACGACACGATTACGCCGCCGGTGATTCTGCGCAACGTGCTGGAAAATCCTGGCTGGTACACCGCTTACACGCCATACCAACCGGAAATCGCGCAAGGCCGTTTGGAAACGCTGTTGAACTATCAACAGATGGTCGTGGATTTGACCGGTTTGGCCATTGCCAATGCCTCATTGCTTGACGAAGCGACCGCCGCCGCCGAAGCGATGGCCTTGGCCCGCCGCGGTTCAAAAAGCAAAAGCAATCTGTTCTTTATCGACGAAGACACCCATCCGCAAACGATCGACGTCACGCGCACCCGTGCCGACGCCTATGGTTTCGAAACGGTTGTTGGTCCAGTTACCGATGCATTGAAGCATGACTATTTCGGCGTACTGTTGTCGTACCCGTCTTCCAGTGGCCAGGTCAATGACTTGAGCGGTTTGATCGCCGCGCTACAAGAACGCAAAACGCTGGTGACGCTGGCGACCGATTTGCTGGCGCTGTGCGTACTGAAATCGCCGGGTGAGCTTGGCGCTGATATTGCCATCGGTTCCGCGCAGCGCTTCGGTGTGCCATTTGGTTTCGGCGGCCCGCACGCGGCATTCCTGGCCGCCAAAGACGAATTCAAACGCTCAATGCCGGGCCGCATCATCGGCGTCTCGGTCGACAAGCGTGGCAATAAAGCGCTGCGCATGGCGATGCAAACCCGCGAGCAACATATCCGTCGCGAAAAAGCCAACTCCAACATCTGTACCGCTCAAGTTTTGCTGTCGAACATGGCGGCGCTGTATGCGATGTATCACGGCCCGCAAGGCTTGAAAGATATTGCCACCCGTGTGCACCGTTTGATGGCGATTTTTGTTGCCGGCATGCGCGCCAAAGGCGCTCAAGTCGATACCAAAGCCTTCTTCGATACCGTCACCATTGATGTTGGTGCCGTACGCGAGCAAGTGTACATGCGTGCGCTATCGAACAAGATGAATCTGCGTCTGATTGGCGACAGCAAACTGTGCATTGCGTTTGATGAGAAAACCACGCGCGACGACGTCAAAGTACTGTGGGAAGTGTTCCTGCAAGACGAAGCCGAAGGCCTCAGCATTGAACAACTTGATGCGCTGTATGCCGCTGAAGATCTGCAAGACGTGCCAGACCAACTGCAACGCACCAGCGAATACCTGAGCCATCCGGTGTTCAACAAATACCACAGCGAAACCGACATGCTGCGCTATTTGAAAATGCTCGAGAACAAAGACTTCTCGTTGACCCACGGCATGATCCCGCTCGGTTCCTGCACGATGAAGCTGAACGCGACGACCGAAATGATGCCGGTGACCTGGCCGGAATTCGGCAACATCCATCCGTTTGCACCGCTGGTGCAAGCACAGGGTTACCTGGACATGATCCACGAGCTGGAACACCAGCTGAAAGCGATCACCGGTTTCGATGCCATCAGCATTCAGCCGAACTCAGGCGCCCAAGGTGAATACGCGGGCTTGCTGACCATTCGCAAATACCACGAATCGCGCGGCGAAGGTCATCGCACCATTTGCTTGATCCCGCAATCGGCGCACGGCACCAACCCGGCCTCGGCGCAAATGGCCAACTACCGCGTCGTCGTTACCGCCTGCGATAAAGAAGGCAATATCGATTTCGCTGATCTGGAAGCGAAAGTCAAAGAGCACGCCGATAACCTCGCTTGCTTGATGATGACCTATCCGTCGACGCACGGCGTTTACGAAGAAGGCGCGAAGAAAATTTGCGACTTGATCCACGCGCACGGTGGTCAGGTGTACATGGATGGTGCCAACCTGAACGCACAAGTCGGTTTGACGATGCCGGCGCGCATCGGTGCTGACGTATCGCACATGAACCTGCACAAAACTTTCTGTATTCCACACGGCGGCGGTGGCCCTGGCATGGGCCCGATCGGTGTTCGCGCCCATTTGGCGCCGTTCCTGCCGAACCACGCGGTCGTGCACTTGGAAGGTCCAAATCCGGGTAACGGCGCTGTCAGTGCCGCGCCTTGGGGCAGCGCTTCGATTCTGCCGATTTCCTGGTCGTATATCGCGATGATGGGCGGCGAAGGTTTGCGCCGCGCTACGCAAGTCGCGATCCTGAACGCCAACTACATGATGAAGCGCTTAAGCGAACATTACCCGGTGCTGTACACCGGCCGTAACGATCGCGTTGCGCACGAATGCATCATCGATATTCGCCCGATCAAGGAAGCCAGCGGCATCTCTGAAGAAGACATCGCCAAGCGTTTGATGGACTACGGCTTCCACGCGCCAACGATGAGCTTCCCGGTTGCCGGCACACTGATGATCGAGCCGACCGAAAGCGAATCGAAAGAAGAACTCGATCGTTTCTGCGACGCGATGATTGCGATCAAAAAAGAAATCGACAACGTGCAAAGCGGCAAATGGCCATTGGACAACAACCCGCTGGTCAACGCCCCGCACACACTGGCCGATATCACCGAAATGGACTGGAATCGTCCGTACTCACGTGAAGAAGCGGTGTTCCCAATGCCGGGTCAAAAAGCCAATAAATTCTGGCCGGCTGTCAACCGTATCGACAACGTCTACGGCGACCGCAACTTGTTCTGCGTCTGCCCACCGATGGAAGATTACGCAGCTTGA
- the gcvH gene encoding glycine cleavage system protein GcvH, translating into MSNYPSELRYAKSHEWLRDDGNGLYTVGITEHAQELLGDLVYVELPEVGAELNAGDSAGVVESVKAASDIYAPVSGEVVAVNETLADAPEKVNKEPFKGGWLFKIKISEEAELDDLLDADGYAEHVDSGE; encoded by the coding sequence ATGTCAAATTACCCGAGCGAACTGCGCTACGCCAAATCCCACGAATGGTTGCGTGATGACGGCAATGGTCTGTACACCGTCGGCATCACCGAGCATGCCCAGGAACTGCTGGGTGATTTGGTTTACGTCGAGCTGCCGGAAGTCGGTGCCGAATTGAATGCCGGTGATAGCGCCGGTGTTGTTGAATCCGTGAAAGCCGCCTCCGATATTTATGCGCCGGTTTCCGGTGAAGTCGTTGCCGTCAACGAAACCCTGGCCGATGCGCCGGAGAAAGTGAACAAAGAGCCGTTCAAAGGTGGTTGGTTGTTCAAGATCAAAATCTCTGAAGAAGCCGAACTCGACGATCTGCTTGATGCCGACGGTTACGCCGAGCACGTTGATTCAGGTGAGTAA
- a CDS encoding DUF4399 domain-containing protein, protein MMKFRPLFAALMLTTIAAPLHAADLPRTTAPEEAKLYFIDLKDGATVSNPVTVRFGLHGMGVAPAGIEAAKTGHHHLLINTPLPQDMSQPLPANDNVRHFGGGQTEVTLQLSPGKHTLQLLLGDHLHRPHQPPVYSKPITITVK, encoded by the coding sequence ATGATGAAATTCCGCCCACTGTTCGCAGCCCTGATGCTGACCACCATTGCCGCGCCGCTACATGCCGCCGATCTGCCGCGCACCACGGCGCCGGAAGAGGCCAAGCTCTATTTCATCGACCTGAAAGACGGCGCCACGGTCAGCAATCCAGTGACGGTGCGTTTCGGCTTGCATGGCATGGGCGTAGCGCCGGCCGGCATCGAAGCGGCGAAAACCGGCCACCACCATTTACTGATCAACACGCCGCTGCCGCAAGACATGAGCCAGCCATTACCCGCCAATGACAATGTCCGCCATTTTGGTGGCGGCCAAACCGAAGTAACGCTGCAGTTGTCGCCGGGCAAACACACGCTGCAATTGCTGCTTGGCGATCATCTGCATCGCCCGCATCAACCACCGGTTTACTCAAAACCAATTACTATTACCGTTAAATAA
- the pip gene encoding prolyl aminopeptidase yields MLSLFPEIRPYHEGRLPVSDGHTLFYEQSGDPHGLPVIVLHGGPGAGCQPMQRRFFDPRHYRIILFDQRGSGRSTPHASVTNNTTADLLNDIEALREHLKLENMVLFGGSFGSTQALLYAQRHPDRVAGIITRGVYLARQCDIDWYFGGGAAQIFPDAYAEFARHIPEDERHDVIAAYHRRLQGQDEIARLAAARAWGQFAARMRSLNDNNHMREQYMDPHRALSVARIANHYVTHQYFLKPNEVLDNAEKLGDIPGILVHGRYDIVSPLAAAWELQKRWPGSELQIIRGAGHVASEAPTVDALIRAGREMYRQLTKTLPDAAD; encoded by the coding sequence ATGCTGAGTCTGTTCCCGGAAATCCGCCCTTATCATGAGGGACGATTGCCGGTCAGTGATGGGCATACCCTGTTCTACGAACAAAGCGGCGATCCGCATGGCTTGCCGGTCATCGTACTGCATGGCGGTCCCGGCGCTGGCTGTCAGCCGATGCAACGCCGCTTCTTCGATCCACGTCACTATCGCATCATCCTGTTCGATCAGCGCGGCTCCGGCCGCTCGACGCCACATGCCTCGGTCACCAATAACACCACGGCCGATTTGCTGAACGATATCGAAGCGCTGCGCGAACACCTGAAACTGGAAAACATGGTGTTGTTCGGCGGCTCATTCGGCAGCACCCAGGCCCTGCTCTACGCCCAGCGTCACCCGGACCGGGTCGCCGGCATCATCACCCGCGGCGTTTACCTTGCCCGGCAATGCGATATCGACTGGTATTTCGGTGGCGGCGCCGCACAGATTTTCCCGGATGCCTATGCCGAATTTGCCCGCCATATTCCGGAAGATGAACGCCACGATGTGATCGCCGCCTACCATCGCCGCCTGCAAGGTCAGGATGAAATCGCCCGGCTCGCCGCTGCCCGTGCCTGGGGCCAATTTGCCGCTCGCATGCGTTCACTGAACGACAACAACCATATGCGTGAGCAATACATGGACCCGCACCGGGCTTTATCTGTTGCCCGCATCGCCAATCATTACGTGACGCATCAGTATTTTCTGAAACCCAACGAAGTGCTCGATAACGCCGAAAAACTCGGCGATATCCCCGGCATTCTGGTGCACGGCCGTTACGATATCGTCAGCCCCCTTGCAGCAGCATGGGAATTGCAAAAGCGTTGGCCGGGTAGCGAATTACAGATTATTCGTGGTGCCGGGCATGTCGCTTCAGAAGCGCCAACCGTGGATGCGCTGATTCGTGCAGGACGGGAGATGTATCGGCAGTTGACGAAGACGTTGCCGGATGCGGCGGATTAA
- a CDS encoding MipA/OmpV family protein gives MKKSLALIVLLAANNAIVIASDELEQGKLELGLGATVLHLPDYIGSDQTRETAWPFPYVRYIGKDWRIDRQLINRELLENKRWRLDLNFSGSLPVNSEDNNAREGMPDLMPTLEVGPWLQFRFAEKADSYWRTDIAIRKAIASDFTDYQNAGWAAQWQLFNRHDWQQQETYWSFEHSLALVWGDERQHNYFYGVAPEFVTTTRAAYEANAGYGGWRYSAGITRRQGQLWTAVFLRYFDISDAEFADSPLVRDEQNIALGVAAAWIW, from the coding sequence ATGAAAAAATCGCTCGCGCTGATCGTTTTACTTGCTGCCAACAATGCGATTGTTATTGCCAGCGATGAGCTGGAGCAAGGGAAGTTGGAGCTTGGTCTCGGCGCAACGGTTCTGCACCTACCGGACTACATCGGTTCCGATCAGACCCGGGAAACCGCTTGGCCATTTCCTTATGTGCGTTATATCGGCAAGGATTGGCGTATTGACCGGCAATTGATCAACCGCGAGTTATTGGAAAACAAACGCTGGCGCCTGGACCTGAATTTCTCCGGCAGCCTACCGGTCAACAGCGAAGATAACAACGCTCGCGAAGGCATGCCAGATTTGATGCCGACGTTGGAAGTCGGCCCGTGGTTGCAGTTCCGCTTTGCTGAAAAAGCAGACTCTTACTGGCGCACCGATATCGCGATTCGTAAAGCCATCGCCAGCGATTTCACCGATTACCAGAACGCCGGCTGGGCAGCACAATGGCAGCTCTTTAATCGCCATGATTGGCAGCAGCAAGAAACGTATTGGTCATTTGAACATTCGCTGGCTCTGGTTTGGGGCGACGAGCGTCAACACAATTATTTTTATGGTGTTGCACCGGAATTTGTCACGACCACGCGAGCGGCATACGAAGCCAATGCTGGTTACGGCGGTTGGCGCTACAGCGCTGGTATCACACGCCGGCAAGGGCAGTTGTGGACTGCAGTGTTTCTACGTTATTTCGATATCAGCGATGCGGAATTTGCTGACTCGCCACTGGTGCGCGACGAACAGAATATTGCGCTAGGTGTTGCTGCTGCGTGGATCTGGTGA
- the gcvT gene encoding glycine cleavage system aminomethyltransferase GcvT: protein MGQRTPFYDIHVAAGGKIVDFGGWDMPLHYGSQLEEHHIVRQDAGMFDVSHMTILDVRGPDAKDYLRHLLANDVAKLKEPGKALYSGMLNELGGVVDDLIVYYRNDEYYRVVVNASTRDKDIAWMENQAQGFAVSIEHNRGLAMLAIQGPNARNKVHQVKPQFAAEAEKLGVFYGVELDGWFIARTGYTGEDGYEIMIPLHEIKSFWDGLIAAGVRPCGLGARDTLRLEAGMNLYGSDMDESISPLEANMGWTIAWEPADRDFVGRKALEVEKAEGPKRKLVGLVFTDKGIPRAHMKVVVPGVGEGEITSGTFSPTLQQGIAMARVPCAVGSEVQVEVRGKLLPAKVVKVGFVRNGKSVL from the coding sequence ATGGGCCAACGCACGCCGTTCTACGATATCCACGTCGCCGCAGGCGGCAAAATCGTCGATTTTGGTGGCTGGGATATGCCGCTGCACTACGGCTCTCAGCTCGAAGAGCACCATATCGTCCGTCAGGACGCCGGCATGTTCGATGTCTCGCACATGACCATCCTCGATGTCCGCGGGCCGGACGCCAAAGACTACTTGCGCCACCTGCTGGCCAATGACGTTGCCAAGCTGAAGGAGCCGGGCAAGGCGCTGTACAGCGGCATGCTCAATGAGCTCGGCGGCGTCGTCGACGACCTGATCGTCTACTATCGTAACGACGAGTATTACCGCGTCGTCGTCAACGCCTCGACCCGCGACAAAGACATCGCCTGGATGGAAAACCAGGCCCAGGGCTTTGCCGTATCGATTGAACACAATCGTGGCCTGGCCATGCTGGCCATTCAGGGCCCGAATGCCCGCAACAAGGTGCACCAGGTCAAGCCGCAGTTCGCTGCCGAAGCGGAAAAACTCGGCGTGTTCTATGGTGTAGAACTCGACGGCTGGTTTATCGCCCGCACCGGTTACACCGGTGAAGATGGCTATGAAATCATGATCCCGCTGCATGAAATCAAAAGCTTCTGGGATGGTTTGATCGCCGCCGGCGTGCGCCCCTGCGGCCTCGGTGCCCGCGACACGCTGCGTCTGGAAGCCGGCATGAATTTGTACGGCAGTGATATGGACGAATCGATAAGCCCCTTGGAAGCGAACATGGGCTGGACCATTGCCTGGGAACCGGCCGACCGCGATTTCGTTGGACGCAAGGCACTGGAAGTGGAAAAAGCCGAAGGCCCGAAACGCAAGCTGGTTGGCCTGGTGTTCACCGACAAAGGCATTCCACGTGCGCACATGAAAGTCGTCGTGCCCGGTGTCGGCGAAGGCGAAATCACCAGCGGCACCTTCTCGCCAACACTGCAACAAGGTATCGCCATGGCCCGCGTGCCGTGCGCGGTCGGCAGCGAAGTGCAGGTCGAGGTTCGTGGTAAATTATTGCCCGCCAAAGTGGTCAAAGTCGGTTTTGTCCGTAACGGCAAATCAGTGCTATAA
- a CDS encoding UbiH/UbiF/VisC/COQ6 family ubiquinone biosynthesis hydroxylase produces MNKRSEFPIVIAGGGLVGLATACLLAEADMAVTVLEGKPSANHWQAEHTDLRVVALTRASQLLLERIGAWRGVISRRLSPYRAMQVWDGEGSGEIRFTANEVGEPDLGHIIELSAIETALLEQLKHHRHASIRYGVSVQDFRVGDQRVHLTLSDQSFLPASLLIAADGAESGLREKAGIAHAREAYQHTALIAQIHCEQPHQQTAWQRFTRSGPLALLPLSDSHQCSIVWSVPADEAERYLALDDAAFGGVLSAAFEHRLGRLMPMSARHAFPLIERQAERYIGERLALLGDAAHTMHPLAGQGLNLGLQDVECLADQLIRAAKAGVDPGQPGLLRRYERIRRSEATLMLTVVKGFKQLFTNHPMPLVLARNAGMSLLNGHGFAKAQIIRAAMGLGS; encoded by the coding sequence ATGAACAAACGCAGCGAATTCCCCATTGTGATCGCCGGCGGCGGTCTTGTCGGTTTGGCGACGGCCTGCCTGTTGGCTGAGGCCGATATGGCGGTAACGGTGCTGGAAGGCAAACCGTCGGCCAATCACTGGCAGGCCGAGCATACCGATTTGCGCGTTGTGGCGTTGACTCGCGCCAGCCAGTTGCTGTTGGAGCGAATTGGCGCTTGGCGCGGTGTCATCAGCCGTCGCTTGTCGCCGTACCGGGCGATGCAGGTGTGGGATGGCGAGGGCAGCGGTGAAATTCGTTTTACCGCCAATGAAGTCGGCGAACCGGACCTCGGTCATATCATTGAATTGTCCGCCATCGAAACGGCGTTATTGGAGCAACTGAAACATCATCGCCACGCCAGCATTCGCTACGGCGTATCGGTGCAGGATTTTCGCGTCGGCGATCAGCGGGTGCATCTGACACTTTCTGATCAAAGCTTTCTGCCGGCCAGCTTGTTGATAGCCGCCGATGGCGCTGAATCCGGTTTGCGCGAAAAAGCTGGCATTGCTCACGCTCGTGAGGCGTATCAGCATACGGCGTTGATTGCCCAGATCCACTGCGAACAGCCGCATCAGCAAACTGCTTGGCAGCGCTTTACCCGCAGCGGCCCACTGGCCTTGCTGCCACTTTCCGATAGCCATCAATGCTCGATTGTCTGGTCGGTGCCGGCGGATGAAGCCGAGCGCTATCTGGCGCTCGATGATGCCGCATTTGGCGGCGTGCTGAGCGCCGCGTTTGAGCATCGCTTGGGGCGTTTGATGCCGATGAGCGCGCGTCATGCCTTTCCATTGATTGAACGCCAGGCCGAGCGCTATATCGGCGAGCGCTTGGCGCTACTTGGTGATGCCGCGCATACGATGCACCCGTTGGCCGGTCAGGGCCTGAACCTCGGTCTGCAGGATGTCGAATGCCTCGCTGATCAACTGATTCGCGCCGCCAAAGCTGGTGTTGATCCGGGCCAGCCGGGTTTGCTGCGCCGCTATGAACGGATTCGCCGCTCGGAAGCGACGCTGATGCTGACGGTCGTCAAAGGCTTCAAGCAGCTATTTACCAACCATCCGATGCCACTGGTTTTGGCCCGTAACGCGGGCATGTCTCTGCTCAATGGCCATGGCTTTGCCAAGGCGCAAATCATCCGGGCGGCGATGGGGCTGGGTTCCTGA
- the typA gene encoding translational GTPase TypA has product MIENLRNIAIIAHVDHGKTTLVDKLLQQSGTLGDRAQPQERVMDSNALEKERGITILAKNTAIRWKDYRINIVDTPGHADFGGEVERILSMVDSVLLLVDAVDGPMPQTRFVTQKAFSHGLKPIVVVNKVDRPGARPHWVIDQVFDLFDRLGATDEQLDFPVVYASALGGYAGLEAEVREGDMTPLFETILRHVSPPDVNIDGPLQMQVSQLDYSSYVGAIAVGKITRGKVRRNMPVTVINRDGKTYNAKIGQVLGYMGLERTEVEEARAGDIVAITGIETPQISDTICAQDAVEILPPLAVDEPTVTMTFQVNTSPFAGRDGKFVTSRQIGDRLQRELVHNVALRVEETDDPDKFRVSGRGELHLGILIETMRREGYELGVSRPEVIFKMVDGVRQEPYETLTVDVEEEHQGGVMEKLGTRSGQLENMVPDGKGRVRLDYVIPARGLIGFQTEFMTATRGTGLIYHSFSHYGPAAAGAIAARVNGVMIANEMGKAVAYSLFNLQERGRLFIEHGTEVYEGMVIGIHSRDSDLVVNPMKGKQLTNIRSAGADEKLILTPPIKFSLEQALEFIEDDELVEVTPKAIRVRKKFLQEHERKRADRAAKD; this is encoded by the coding sequence GTGATCGAGAATCTCCGCAACATCGCCATTATCGCCCACGTTGACCATGGCAAAACCACCCTGGTCGACAAACTCCTGCAACAATCCGGCACGCTCGGCGACCGCGCCCAGCCACAGGAACGGGTAATGGATTCCAATGCGCTGGAGAAAGAACGCGGTATTACCATTCTGGCCAAGAACACCGCGATTCGCTGGAAAGACTACCGCATCAACATCGTCGACACCCCCGGACACGCCGATTTCGGCGGTGAGGTCGAGCGCATTCTGTCGATGGTCGATTCGGTATTGCTGCTGGTCGATGCCGTCGACGGCCCAATGCCACAAACCCGTTTCGTTACCCAGAAAGCCTTCAGCCATGGCTTGAAGCCGATCGTTGTCGTCAATAAAGTCGACCGTCCAGGTGCCCGCCCACACTGGGTTATCGATCAGGTATTTGATCTGTTCGACCGCCTCGGCGCCACCGACGAGCAACTCGATTTCCCGGTCGTTTACGCCTCGGCCTTGGGCGGTTACGCCGGTTTAGAGGCGGAAGTGCGCGAAGGCGACATGACGCCGCTGTTCGAAACCATCCTGCGTCATGTATCACCGCCAGACGTCAATATTGACGGCCCGCTGCAGATGCAAGTTTCCCAGCTTGATTACTCTTCCTATGTAGGCGCGATTGCCGTCGGCAAAATCACCCGCGGTAAAGTTCGCCGCAACATGCCGGTCACCGTCATCAACCGTGATGGCAAAACCTATAACGCCAAAATCGGCCAAGTGCTCGGCTATATGGGCCTGGAGCGCACCGAAGTGGAAGAAGCGCGCGCTGGCGACATCGTTGCCATCACCGGTATCGAAACACCACAAATTTCCGACACCATTTGCGCCCAAGACGCGGTCGAAATTCTACCACCGCTGGCGGTCGATGAGCCGACCGTGACGATGACCTTCCAGGTCAACACCTCACCATTCGCCGGTCGAGATGGCAAGTTCGTCACCTCGCGCCAGATTGGTGATCGTCTGCAACGCGAGCTGGTGCACAACGTCGCACTGCGTGTTGAAGAAACCGATGACCCGGATAAGTTCCGCGTCTCCGGTCGCGGTGAATTGCACCTCGGTATCCTGATTGAAACCATGCGTCGCGAAGGCTATGAGCTCGGCGTGTCGCGTCCGGAAGTGATTTTCAAAATGGTCGATGGCGTTCGCCAGGAACCTTACGAAACCCTGACCGTCGACGTCGAAGAAGAGCATCAGGGCGGCGTCATGGAAAAGCTCGGCACCCGTTCTGGCCAGTTGGAAAACATGGTGCCGGATGGTAAAGGTCGCGTGCGTCTGGATTACGTCATTCCGGCGCGTGGTCTGATTGGTTTCCAAACCGAATTCATGACCGCGACTCGCGGTACCGGTTTGATTTACCACTCATTCAGCCACTACGGTCCGGCTGCTGCCGGCGCTATTGCTGCCCGTGTCAACGGCGTCATGATCGCCAACGAAATGGGTAAAGCTGTCGCCTACTCGCTGTTCAACCTGCAGGAGCGCGGTCGCCTGTTTATCGAGCACGGCACCGAAGTCTATGAAGGCATGGTTATCGGCATTCATTCACGTGATTCCGACCTCGTCGTCAACCCGATGAAGGGCAAACAGCTGACCAACATTCGCTCGGCCGGCGCCGACGAAAAGCTGATTCTGACCCCGCCGATCAAATTCTCGCTGGAGCAAGCGCTGGAATTTATCGAGGACGATGAGTTGGTTGAAGTGACGCCGAAAGCGATTCGTGTGCGTAAGAAGTTTCTGCAAGAACACGAACGCAAGCGTGCCGATCGCGCAGCGAAAGACTAA
- a CDS encoding GGDEF domain-containing protein yields MTASNAASASTDRRSRPSPAIHSDNYRIYLVVRQGAGIGFLAHLAFIPLFSLLKIYPLALFNVLSVLAWGYAYWVNNNARHGLAIHVIGIEVVLHAALATWLLGWDAGFGHYLVTLIVFAMFNHQIANRWVVAEALFIVFLYAGMFALTHGKAIYSMSQATIQSLNMINAVISFSTLALISYFFREGSIYNERSMERLANTDPLTQLPNRRYLWKQLEAEVLRTTDGGAPFALVLADLDGFKRINDQYGHEVGDQVLTEVARRMRSCLRENDVVGRWGGEEFLILMPQMSANDAFQAAERVRRAVAESPMETSVGALSLTISLGVAHHRPGIDLGETIHRADTAMYRAKMGGRNRVEPEQ; encoded by the coding sequence ATGACGGCATCGAATGCTGCCAGCGCGAGCACTGATCGCCGCAGCCGGCCATCGCCAGCCATCCATTCTGATAACTACCGCATTTACCTGGTTGTGCGGCAAGGGGCCGGCATTGGCTTTCTCGCCCACTTGGCCTTTATCCCGTTGTTTAGTTTGTTAAAAATTTATCCCCTGGCCTTGTTTAACGTACTCAGCGTCTTGGCCTGGGGCTACGCCTATTGGGTCAACAACAACGCCCGCCATGGCCTTGCCATCCATGTCATCGGCATCGAGGTGGTGCTGCATGCGGCATTGGCGACCTGGTTGCTGGGCTGGGATGCGGGGTTCGGGCATTACCTGGTCACGCTGATCGTTTTCGCGATGTTTAACCATCAAATAGCCAATCGATGGGTGGTCGCTGAAGCATTATTCATCGTGTTTCTCTATGCCGGCATGTTCGCGCTGACCCATGGCAAGGCGATCTATTCGATGTCGCAGGCGACCATTCAAAGCCTCAACATGATCAATGCCGTGATTTCGTTCTCGACTCTGGCGCTGATCAGCTACTTCTTCCGTGAAGGCTCAATCTACAACGAACGCTCGATGGAGCGTCTGGCCAATACCGACCCGCTCACCCAACTACCCAATCGCCGATATCTTTGGAAGCAACTGGAGGCCGAGGTTCTGCGCACCACCGACGGTGGCGCACCGTTTGCGCTGGTGCTGGCCGATTTGGACGGATTCAAGCGCATCAATGACCAATACGGCCATGAAGTTGGTGACCAAGTGCTGACCGAGGTGGCGCGGCGGATGCGCTCCTGTTTGCGGGAGAATGATGTGGTTGGTCGCTGGGGTGGCGAGGAATTTCTGATTTTGATGCCGCAAATGTCAGCAAATGACGCGTTTCAGGCGGCCGAGCGAGTCCGGCGAGCGGTAGCGGAAAGCCCGATGGAAACCAGTGTCGGTGCGTTGTCGTTGACCATTTCGCTGGGCGTTGCCCACCATCGTCCAGGCATCGATCTGGGGGAAACCATCCATCGTGCTGACACGGCCATGTATCGCGCCAAAATGGGAGGTCGCAATCGGGTTGAACCGGAGCAGTGA